The genomic stretch ggattttttttatttttttttttggagatgaCTCGCCATaaaggcaaaatcatcatttttttgaaggTTCGGGAAACGAAACACCAAAAATAGGtcttggctagttgattgtggtcatttcctatttttgggaatttttatggatttttctgatttttttttagatgactcgccataagggcgaaatcgtcattttttgaaGGTTCGGGAATAGAAACACCCAAAGTAGGtcttggctagttgattgtggtcatttcctatttttgggaatttttatggatttttctgatttttttgggtatttgctaatttttttatttttcccttttttttaattttctgattttttttattattattatccaaatttggtttatttaaataattttccggACCGCATCCATCCGGGCCGCACCTCCCGGGCACCCGGCCCAACTGTATGGGTCGAAAACCGGTCTAAAACAACATAGTTttgattttggactttttttttttttttttgcataatttttctatttttttaaggaattttcgAATTATCAACAAACTCCCCCATCGGACGCTCCAGGATATGCCACGTGGCTTCTCCTGGTGCGTCCAATCctgatttaattaattttgaaaatgaatccTTCATTGGATGGCTCCAAGTGTGACACTTGGCACGAGTCGCCACCACCcgattgacattttttttattatttccagAAATCTATttcataaataaagaaaacatctttataattttaaaaaaaggaaaatgtcggATCGTGACACGTGGCACAAATGTGACTGTCCAATCCAGCGCTTTTGTTAAAAAAGGAGGAAGGAGAATGGTCGGGCGACGTGGCGCGCCATGTGACGCCATGTCGGCCTTGACTAGTCAACCCCGGCCCTAGACCAAAGGAGATGATGCCGAAACAGTAGAAATTCCGGCGAAGTTGCCAGAATTCTCGCCGAAAAGTCAAACCCAAGACCAAAACTCATGAATTTTTCACCCAATTCAACGTCAACCAAACCCTCAACTCCCCCATAATAACATACCGACATTTTGTGGCAAATAACACATCGGAAGCCGGTTGAACAGCTCTGCACATAATCGGCTTCGGCGAcgattttttacaaaaaaatgttttaccCGAGCTCACGAGGAGCTTGATGACCGAGTGAAGAGTTTCGGGAACGCCCAACTTAAGACCGAGACCGATGGATATCGAGACAGACGTCCTCGGTACAATTTGATGCAAAACAAAGGTCAATGAAGGGCTTAGAGTCGGTTCTATGTCACATCGTAAGCAAGTAGCATACATAAAAAGGTCGCGAATGGCAAGACCGAGGGTGAGCATCAATAATCAACCACGGGAACATTTTATCAAACAGGTCGTGTGCATTCAAGGAATGAGCACTTAAACTGAAAATGATGGCCCTATGAGACAAATCAAAGCTAGAGCTCATGCACGAACGCTAGTATAGACACGTTTTGGCGTCAGCATGTGTTTGGTTTGGCTTGGTTTCGTTTTCGGTTAAACCGAGCTAAATCCGCAGTGTACATGAAAACAAAGCCTGTGATGGGGAGTTCGGGGACCAACCTATTTGGCAAGAATCAGCGGAGAATGGAGCTCTGATGATCGTTCGTTGGTCACCTGACATCGCCTTAGGTCTCGTTTGGATGTGTCTTCTCTCGAATCGCCTCCTTACGACTTGCTCACTTTCGGTCCCTCtatatgctcttttttttttttttaccatcggAGCTCCGGCCGAGATTCTCACCTCTCTCTAGCTACCTCTCCTTTTCTTGCGCTCTCTGGCTCTCTCTGTATCAAAACCCCCGCTTTGCCTAaatctcctctcctctctttcgaaaaaaaatggCCTCGCTCCCAAAAATGCCAGCCCTCATCCTTGTACCTCCTACGGCACCGTaaccccccccctctctcttcatctctcgCTGCCACCTCTCCCCCGAACAGTTACGCCAGACTGCTCCCGTCTTGCTCGTCATGTGTAGAAGGCGACAAAGGCGAGATTCGGTGACGAGGATGAGCGACGTCGTGTGGTCATGAGCCAAAAAGGGTGCCCATTCGGCTATTCTTTGGTTGAGTTGCGGACCCGGGTCTGCTGGGTTTGGTCGAGTCCGACCCGACAAGTCCGATTTTGGCattatgatcaaattggggttcaattcaatcatttttcgcGGAATTGATGTCAAAATCGGGCTTCCCATCGTGATTTCCATGGGAAATGGgcatttttatgaattgttggcGTGAGATttagtgaaaaccccaaatttagTGTTTtacccgaaaatgatttttgattagTTCGAAGCTTAAATGGTTGAATCAGATCGAGTTGAGGCCGCCAATAGGTTCGGCATGATGAAATCTATAGGGCAGAGGGTCTTTATTTCCATGGGCATGGCCtgataaaatttaatttcataattcgtgaaaccggggactaatttaaaaggaaattgTGCAATTAAGCCCTTTTAGTCAAAATCGATCAAATTAGAGGACAAACCGAGCTAATTACACTTCAAGGACCTAGATAATAATGTCATAgtttattaaaaatgaaaattgcaaattaaaagactcgaagAGGAATTTTTATGCTCGATTCGGGTTTACGTTTGTGAAAGAACATAATAACCcgaatcaaattttcaaaaattgaagtgaCCCAAGTgcagagggaattaaaataaaaatatcggctatttttttgtatttttatgaccatgaatggtattttttataattttaaattttttgggtgttttataattaaataaattcgaaaaaatattaaaaattatgaaaaatattttttgttcaaaattggttcctaaggctaggccaaggcttccaaagttgattttgcaatttttatgatttttttacctattttttaataattttctaaaaaataaataaaaaataaaataaagtaaaggTTATTAAAACCAGGTGTCAACACATTGTCCATATCGTTCTAACCTGTTTGCAGATTCACGGATGCTACGTATGTTGTGAGGCAACTTAATAAAATAGTCAATAACTATTGGAGTGGGCGGTGGATTAGTTACGGCGGTGCTCCAAAAGAAGTAAAGGATTTGTGTTGAAATGAGTTCAAAGTAAGTTTTGTCCTTTTAAtttctcacaaactaagttCGGTGTAAATAAAGTCAGTTGCTTTTGTATTGATTGCAGCATAAGTTCAGGTGAGATGAAACGGAAGAGGATGAAGTTaaaagaatttttaagaagaaagccGGTGATCACATACCAAATGTGATGAATAAAGCACAGAGAAGTCAAGTAAAGCTAGATTTTATTACAGGTGACAATTGGACAGAAATAAAGACAATGTGGGAAACTGAAAAGAATAAGCAAGGGAGTGAACAGAATAAGAAGAATCGAGGTTCTAGTTCTAGTGAAGGGTCTGCCACATATGTTGGGGGCTTTATTAATATCGGGGAGCATAGAAAAAGAATGGTAAGTATGTTAAACATgttgtaagttaatttaattcaattactcacttatgtttatattttgtaGGCAGATGAATTTGGGACAGAACCGACACATACAGCTACATTTGAAcgcaacattaaaaaaaaaaaaaaaagataagacatggactAGCGATCAAGCAAAATCTAGTAAGCTATGTAAGGTTATACTTTGGACTTTATGGAAACTAGAATGAAAACCATGAATGCTTTTAATATTTATGgtatttatatatatgaagttattttattttcatctatATTGTtaatgtaggaaaaatatgatgaacTTTTAATGAGTACTGCTAGTGGTGGTGATGGTGTTGCTACGTCTGAGCCGGTAGTTAACAATATGGCATTAGGGGTGGAGGCATTGGGTgggatgaaaagatgaaaaaggaataagtacaccatgagtgtcatatcttgtgtacggcgttcacttgagtgctataactttaaaaaatcgttcacttgagtgccacgtcggagcaaaatcgttcacttgagtgctacaagaacttttccggcgtgacacgtcagctttccgacgtgccacgtcagctttccgactGCTACGTCAGATTTTCCAgggtccacgtcaacatgatactcaagtgaacgatttttgaaagttatggcacttaaatgaacgttttgaaagttatggcactcaagtaaacgccgtacaaaagttatgacacttctagtgtacttttcccgagcAAAAATATTTGGGATGGGATCCTTGTCAAGGGTATACACAACAAAGGCTGCTACAACTTCATCTTCCAATGTGGCTGTTTCAAGGAGGACACGACTTGAGGAGCAAATGACCCAAGAATTGAGCCAactgaaacattttttttttttttggtcgaacaactGAAACATTTACTTGTAGAGAAGAACGAAGAAATAAGAATGGTCATTACTCCATATATGTTTGATGAGTTCTTTTGGTGGGACGAATCTGAACTTGCAATCGCGCTAATTGCTCCGACCCTGCTCTGTTTCTATATATGTAGGTGAGGACTTGCATCAAGCTTTCATTGTTGTGTTCACAGGGACAATCTTGTGCAGATTATAGTCTGAGGGACGGGATGACGGTGATAACGAACGGATTCATGGAAGGTTGTTTGCCGGAGGAATTGAAGACGGTGCTTCGATCAGTGGCGTCCGAATTGGGGGATGTGATCGATGACATGGACTCAATTCAGGTGAGCCCTCTGAAGGGGGCCATGACTAATGAGGTGTACCAGATAAATTGGCCGTTGAACGATAAGCCGGATCTCGTCAAAAAGATTTTGGTTCGGATTTACAGCGAAGGAGTCGAGCTCTTCTTCATCCGGGACGATGAAGTGCAGACGTTTGAGTGCATATCAAAGCATGGGCAAGGGCCTCGTTTGCTCGGCCGGTTCGCGGAAGGAAAGGTGGAGGAGTTCATCCATGCGAGGGTATGCGATTTTCTCGGATGTTAAGAGATCTTTGAAAGCACCTTTCCCGGGTTTAATTCCTGGTTGTCGACTTGTTATTGGAGAAAATTTTTAGTAAGTATTGTAATTGCATGACAGGCTCATAATAAGAAAGTTATGGTTTTTCATTGTTTCTAGAGTACCACGAAACTTCTCCTGCTCTTTGAATTTAGGGGACGTAGTTCTGTCTCGAATGAGTAAAGACAACTGAAatctcttctttattttctcttaGTTCATTAGAACAGCTTCTCGACAATAATTCTCTGATCGTTTGCTAAATCTgcggggaaaaaagagagacaatggtagatgaatgtatttcgttttcatattattataatatttagatcttattacttgcttaatcaatgttaaatataaattctagaaattaatttttctcttaattagatttaaaatagaaaaatgaaagaaattattttatcgtaagatcacaaattataaaagttcgttgTAAAATTTGTCCCGTTCCCGGTCATTGCAAAATCCATCACTagagaagattaaaaaattaataaaatttcatcgctaaattcgTTGCTAGActattcgttgcaaaattcattgctaaagaataaataaaaattcatccccaaaaaaaattatttcaaaattcatcattgCTATCGTCGCTAAACAGCAACaacttttgcgacgaaaaaattcgtcgctaatcgaCAATGATTTTTTCCACGAATAGTTTCatggcaaattagcgatgaatttcgCGAAATTTTCTTTGCTAAATCGTTGGCGACAAAACGCCTTTCGTTgttattttcatcgcaaatacCATTGCTAAAATTGGTCGCCATTTAGCGGTGAAAAATTATTTGTCGCCAATCGGCGACGACTTTTTTCGTGACAGGAttagtggcaaattagcgatgaatctCTATTTTTGTCACAATTTAGCGACGGAAGCAacattttttgtcgctaaattttgtcACGCGCATTTGGCGATGAAACCACTTTCGTTGCTATTTTCGTTGTAAATTGTTTTAGCCGCGAAAGTTTCGTGGCAAATGCCGTTGCTAAAccttcatcgctaattagcgatgaaattggCAGCGAAATTGTTCATCGCTAATCGGCGACGACATTTTCCACAACAAGATTCGTGGCAAAGTAGCgaccaattttgaattttcgtcgctaaatttttggACTCTGACTTGGTgacgaaaatgttttcattgctATTTTCATGGCAAAtgcgaaaat from Rhodamnia argentea isolate NSW1041297 chromosome 2, ASM2092103v1, whole genome shotgun sequence encodes the following:
- the LOC115726508 gene encoding probable choline kinase 1; the protein is MTVITNGFMEGCLPEELKTVLRSVASELGDVIDDMDSIQVSPLKGAMTNEVYQINWPLNDKPDLVKKILVRIYSEGVELFFIRDDEVQTFECISKHGQGPRLLGRFAEGKVEEFIHARSTTKLLLLFEFRGRSSVSNE